Within the Achromobacter spanius genome, the region ATGGACAGGCCGGCCACCGACCAGACGGAATAGCGTCCGCCCACCCAGTCGCACATCTTGAACGTGTGGCTGGCCGGCACGCCCAGGGCGCGCGCCGCCGACACGTTGGCGGTGACCGCCGCCAGGTGCTCGGACACATCGGCCACCCCGCCCTGCTTGAGCCAGGCCATGGCCGCGCGCGCGTTGTGCAGGGTTTCAGAGGTGGTGAAGGACTTGGACGAAATCACCACCAGGCAGCGGCGCGGGTCCAGGCCGGCCACGGCATCATGGAAGGCGTGGCCGTCGATGTTGGACACGAAACGGATCTGGCGGCGCTGCGACGGGCCGCCAAACGCCTGGACCGCCAGGCGCGGGCCCCAGTCGCTGCCGCCGATGCCGATGTGCAGCACGGTTGAAAAATCCGCCGTCTGGTCCAGCTTGCGCACGAAGTCGGTCATGCGCGAATACTCGCAGACCGAATCCGCGTCCAGGCCGTCGGGCTGCTCGCGGGTGCGCCCCGCCCGCAACGCGGTATGCCAGGCGGGCCGGCCTTCCGTCCAGTTGACGGGCTCGCCCGCGAACAGCGCGTGGCGGGCGTCCGCCAACCCACGTGCCTGCAGCAGATTCAATGCCGCCGCTTCCAGCGCGGGTGACTGGCGTTGCATGGTCAGGTCCACGCACAAGCCTGCGGCCTCGATCACTTTCAGCGTATTGGCGTCAAGTTCGGCGGCCTCGGCGGCCTGCGCGAACGCCTGCCACTCAGGGCTCTGCGCCAGGCCGGAATTCGCCCTTAACGCCTCAATCGCATAGTTGGCCTTTCCCATCGCGTGATGCTCCTTAGAACGGTAAACGAACATGAGGTGCAATGCGCCGGAACGCGTTGCGGAAATCCTCCTCGATACGGGCCAATGCGGCCACGGTGTCTCCTTCAAAACGCATCACCACCGTTGGCGTGGTGTTTGATGGACGCGCCAGGCCGAAGCCATCGACGTAGTCCACCCGCACACCGTCCAGATCGTTGATGGACACCGCGCTGGGGAATTCCCCTTGTTGGCGCAGCATTTCCACCAGTTCGAACTGTTCGCCTTCGGCGGTGTCCAGCTTGATTTCGGGGGTAGCGCAAGACTGCGGCAGGCTTTCCAGCAGGCCCGACGGGTCCGGCGCCGCCGACAGGATCTCCAGCAGCCGGGCAGCGGCGTAGATGCCATCGTCAAAGCCGTACCAGCGCTCTTTGAAAAACATGTGGCCGCTCATCTCTCCAGCAAGTAGCGCTCCCGACTCGCGCATCTTGGCCTTGATCAGGGAATGCCCGGTCTTGCACATGGTGGGTTTGCCCCCGGCCTCGAAGATGGCGCGGGCCACGTGGCGGCTGCATTTCACGTCGTAGAGCACTTCGGCGCCGGGGTTGCGCGCCAGCACGTCGCGGGCGAACAAAATCAGTTGCCGATCGGGCCAGATGATCTGTCCCGATTTCGACACCACGCCCAGGCGGTCGCCGTCGCCATCGAACGCGAGGCCGACCTCGCAATCGGAATAGCGCAGGCAATAGATCAGGTCCTGCAGGTTCTGGGGGTCGGCCGGATCGGGGTGGTGGCCGGGGAAAGACCCGTCCACCTCGCAGAACAGCTCGGTCACATCGCAGCCCAGCGCGCGGAACAAGGCCGGCGCCACCGCGCCCGCCACGCCGTTGCCGCAGTCGATGGCGATCTTCATCGGACGCGCCATGCGGATGTCGCCCACCAGGCGCGCGGCATAGCAGGGTTGGATCTGCATCTGCGTGCGCCCGCCCGACACGCTGGCCGACTCGATCGGCAAACGCATGGCATCGCGCAACGCGGTAATGCCGTCGCCGTACAGCGACGCGCCGTCCAGCACGATCTTGAAGCCGTTGTGCGACGGCGGGTTGTGGCTGCCCGTGACCGCGATACCCGCCCCCGTGTCCATCAGACGCGTGGCGAAATACACCATCGGCGTGGTCGCCATGCCGATGTCGATGACATGCATGCCCGCCGAACGCAGCCCGGCCTGCAACGCCGCCGCCAGCTCCACGCTGCTCAGGCGGCCATCGCGACCCACCACCATCGAACGCGCCCCCTGCGCGTGCGCCTGGGTGCCCGCCGCCATGCCCAGGCTGTGGGCAAAGCGTGCGTCAATCTCGTCCGGTACCGTTCCTCTTATGTCGTAAGCCTTGAAAACCGCATCCAGAATTTGCGGGGTATCCCAGCCAAAAGTTCCGTGCATGCCAGTTTCTCCGGGTGGCGTTACTTGGGACCGTTCTGTTTGAAATCGCCGTAATACGCCGCACGGGAGTATCGATAATTCCCATACTTGGACCGGAAGCCGAAACGTTCCGGCATGAGCTTGAGGCCGTTGAACAGCACGCCATCCACGGGCGCGCCGGCCTGGATCAGCCGCTTGGCCGTTTCGCGGATTTCGCCAACCGTGTTCATGCCCGAGCGCACCACCACCATGACGGCGGCGGCATGCGTGCCCACCACCGCCGCGTCGGGCGAGGACAGCACGGGCGCGGTGTCCAGGATCACCATGTCGTACTG harbors:
- a CDS encoding phosphomannomutase/phosphoglucomutase, giving the protein MHGTFGWDTPQILDAVFKAYDIRGTVPDEIDARFAHSLGMAAGTQAHAQGARSMVVGRDGRLSSVELAAALQAGLRSAGMHVIDIGMATTPMVYFATRLMDTGAGIAVTGSHNPPSHNGFKIVLDGASLYGDGITALRDAMRLPIESASVSGGRTQMQIQPCYAARLVGDIRMARPMKIAIDCGNGVAGAVAPALFRALGCDVTELFCEVDGSFPGHHPDPADPQNLQDLIYCLRYSDCEVGLAFDGDGDRLGVVSKSGQIIWPDRQLILFARDVLARNPGAEVLYDVKCSRHVARAIFEAGGKPTMCKTGHSLIKAKMRESGALLAGEMSGHMFFKERWYGFDDGIYAAARLLEILSAAPDPSGLLESLPQSCATPEIKLDTAEGEQFELVEMLRQQGEFPSAVSINDLDGVRVDYVDGFGLARPSNTTPTVVMRFEGDTVAALARIEEDFRNAFRRIAPHVRLPF